Proteins from a single region of Corylus avellana chromosome ca11, CavTom2PMs-1.0:
- the LOC132165640 gene encoding uncharacterized protein LOC132165640 isoform X2 — protein MANAWKREKPSQFHLSKTVCLLFISALLFLMFFVYLSTQSSYPITNPTYKSDFPFYPIPPFNCQKCPQSHPVIANLVEGLRYPFLYSLADLGTLPDKPHKNIVRMLKGKLFRKPDISVSVQKVLEKLRGEGRDNGVVVDVGANVGMASFAAAAMGFRVLAFEPVFENLQRICDGIYLNRVGDLVTVFEAAASDRSGNITFHKLVGRLDNSAVSATGAKLAFKSNEEIALQGWEYHVLKGASKLLMRKGREAPYLIFEEDERLLQASNSSAKEIRDFLQTVGYNHCTLHGTDAHCTKSG, from the exons ATGGCGAATGCTTGGAAAAGGGAAAAACCGTCGCAGTTCCACCTCTCCAAGACCGTCTGCTTACTCTTCATTAGCGCCCTCCTTTTCCTCATGTTCTTCGTCTATCTCTCCACCCAATCCTCATACCCTATCACCAACCCCACCTACAAATCCGATTTCCCATTCTACCCAATCCCACCTTTCAATTGCCAGAAGTGCCCCCAATCCCACCCCGTGATTGCGAACCTCGTGGAGGGCCTCCGATATCCCTTCCTCTACTCGCTCGCCGACCTTGGAACCCTGCCCGATAAGCCCCACAAGAACATTGTCAGAATGCTGAAAGGGAAACTCTTTCGGAAGCCCGATATCTCGGTTTCGGTCCAGAAGGTTCTGGAGAAGCTGAGGGGTGAAGGGAGAGATAATGGGGTTGTTGTGGATGTGGGTGCCAATGTGGGCATGGCCAGCTTCGCTGCCGCGGCgatggggtttagggttttggccTTCGAGCCGGTATTCGAGAACTTGCAGAGGATTTGTGATGGGATTTATCTGAATCGGGTTGGGGATTTGGTCACCGTGTTCGAGGCTGCCGCGTCGGACCGGAGTGGGAACATTACGTTCCACAAG TTGGTTGGTCGGCTTGACAATAGTGCTGTTTCAGCGACTGGTGCGAAGCTGGCATTCAAATCCAATGAAGAGATAGCACTTCAA GGCTGGGAATATCATGTGCTGAAAGGAGCCTCAAAGTTGCTAATGAGAAAGGGAAGGGAAGCCCCGTATCTCATCTTTGAGGAAGACGAGCGACTGTTGCAAGCCAGTAATAGCAGTGCCAAAGAGATCCGAGACTTCCTACAAACTGTGGGCTATAATCATTGCACCCTGCATGGTACAGATGCGCACTGTACTAAGAGTGGTTGA
- the LOC132165640 gene encoding uncharacterized protein LOC132165640 isoform X1 has translation MANAWKREKPSQFHLSKTVCLLFISALLFLMFFVYLSTQSSYPITNPTYKSDFPFYPIPPFNCQKCPQSHPVIANLVEGLRYPFLYSLADLGTLPDKPHKNIVRMLKGKLFRKPDISVSVQKVLEKLRGEGRDNGVVVDVGANVGMASFAAAAMGFRVLAFEPVFENLQRICDGIYLNRVGDLVTVFEAAASDRSGNITFHKLVGRLDNSAVSATGAKLAFKSNEEIALQVRSIPLNEVIPESVHVLLIKIDVQGWEYHVLKGASKLLMRKGREAPYLIFEEDERLLQASNSSAKEIRDFLQTVGYNHCTLHGTDAHCTKSG, from the exons ATGGCGAATGCTTGGAAAAGGGAAAAACCGTCGCAGTTCCACCTCTCCAAGACCGTCTGCTTACTCTTCATTAGCGCCCTCCTTTTCCTCATGTTCTTCGTCTATCTCTCCACCCAATCCTCATACCCTATCACCAACCCCACCTACAAATCCGATTTCCCATTCTACCCAATCCCACCTTTCAATTGCCAGAAGTGCCCCCAATCCCACCCCGTGATTGCGAACCTCGTGGAGGGCCTCCGATATCCCTTCCTCTACTCGCTCGCCGACCTTGGAACCCTGCCCGATAAGCCCCACAAGAACATTGTCAGAATGCTGAAAGGGAAACTCTTTCGGAAGCCCGATATCTCGGTTTCGGTCCAGAAGGTTCTGGAGAAGCTGAGGGGTGAAGGGAGAGATAATGGGGTTGTTGTGGATGTGGGTGCCAATGTGGGCATGGCCAGCTTCGCTGCCGCGGCgatggggtttagggttttggccTTCGAGCCGGTATTCGAGAACTTGCAGAGGATTTGTGATGGGATTTATCTGAATCGGGTTGGGGATTTGGTCACCGTGTTCGAGGCTGCCGCGTCGGACCGGAGTGGGAACATTACGTTCCACAAG TTGGTTGGTCGGCTTGACAATAGTGCTGTTTCAGCGACTGGTGCGAAGCTGGCATTCAAATCCAATGAAGAGATAGCACTTCAAGTAAGGTCCATACCCCTTAATGAAGTAATTCCTGAGTCGGTGCATGTGCTTCTGATCAAAATAGATGTTCAGGGCTGGGAATATCATGTGCTGAAAGGAGCCTCAAAGTTGCTAATGAGAAAGGGAAGGGAAGCCCCGTATCTCATCTTTGAGGAAGACGAGCGACTGTTGCAAGCCAGTAATAGCAGTGCCAAAGAGATCCGAGACTTCCTACAAACTGTGGGCTATAATCATTGCACCCTGCATGGTACAGATGCGCACTGTACTAAGAGTGGTTGA